From Plasmodium brasilianum strain Bolivian I chromosome 5, whole genome shotgun sequence, the proteins below share one genomic window:
- a CDS encoding RING zinc finger protein gives MDAHAYENSLGIGSDLRNNAFNQVGDIKMDRKNYLQEIRMNIKKQVDIFMNRFLPMNIKREDKRFVVIIEKKKNYDNFRCPICMLVFFKPVITKCAHIFCKECIEQAFNKFNYCPMCRKDIKEFKLEDVSNRFLGREYETIKVRCCKCREITNIQNYEQHLQSHYEGSMDSINHSVSRYHTIHDKKEHKTFSSLNCYNNDGKGKQYDQSCNTFNISVESVNPFFKKFYSFFNKRIKIDDMHEFIKCVQEGDEGVDIQIHNIHLMFGKKSAQGDSPYKTVDIDDITCDAFLIVQLKRKKVKRSKGSGEKFAGFMSKFSNSTCNLTGSSSHFIFGNTKRAGSTTLLITNEDILQSGKDIDEQKNKTKKMYSDERYDMFQMKMLRKNKSNKYVFVLFEYNAKNLFFTVLKNIPIFKNMYMTRIVTFAAKGNTHRGVHNDGDGIHNDNPDSRNKYTDEQKLEQLFSVLKEKTISNTYHKYFYNSLHLFSDIVDKWNSKCVELYVDDAAEYSADSFVVQESVLHFEKKDYYFKNNYVMDHELMFFLFYLKYEFAVPSCMEYTTLYCEEFLNKILCNDSDSRSNDNSGCDCNAGNSKNCRPLDYTILITDVYTYKDQHLSEYEKDAQHKDEQPLCAPRIFSAGKDNVNINIVLRMKRGKAKKQDQWMGESNCLGKGRKMSTCTSTNYKDLQNYDNIQDLCYLNFSYSEKGFQWHVDKSFHFINDIEHKQIKVFCSIDKLMLFFFSIRNKKYNSIFWNSTHLLQYLLHYCGE, from the coding sequence ATGGATGCACATGCGTATGAAAACAGTCTGGGTATTGGAAGCGACTTGAGGAATAATGCATTTAACCAAGTAGGTGATATTAAAATggatagaaaaaattatttacaagaAATTAGAATGAACATTAAAAAACAAGTAGATATATTCATGAATAGATTCCTTcctatgaatataaaaagagaGGACAAACGATTTGTAgttataattgaaaaaaagaaaaattacgATAACTTTCGATGCCCTATATGCATGTTAGTATTTTTCAAGCCAGTAATAACGAAATGTGCTCATATATTTTGCAAAGAATGTATAGAACAAGCtttcaataaatttaattattgtCCTATGTGTAGAAAAGACATAAAAGAATTCAAACTAGAAGATGTATCTAATAGATTTTTAGGAAGAGAATATGAAACAATTAAAGTTCGATGTTGTAAATGTAGagaaattacaaatatacaaaattatgaacaacaTTTACAAAGTCATTACGAGGGTTCCATGGATAGTATAAATCATAGTGTGAGTAGGTACCATACTATACATGATAAGAAAGAGCATAAAACATTTAGCAGTCTgaattgttataataatgatggAAAAGGTAAACAATATGATCAATCATGTAACACTTTCAATATTTCTGTTGAATCAGTTAAtccattttttaagaaattttattccttttttaataaaagaataaaaattgaCGATATGcatgaatttataaaatgtgtACAAGAAGGGGACGAGGGAGTAgacatacaaatacataatatacatCTGATGTTTGGGAAAAAAAGTGCACAAGGGGATAGTCCGTACAAAACTGTAGATATAGATGATATCACGTGTGATGCTTTTCTTATCGTTCagttaaaaaggaaaaaagtaaaaagatCGAAAGGGTCGGGTGAGAAATTTGCAGGATTTATGAGCAAATTTTCTAACTCGACCTGCAATTTAACAGGATCATCATCCCATTTCATATTTGGGAATACAAAAAGAGCAGGTAGTACTACCTTACTAATAACAAATGAGGACATTTTACAAAGCGGAAAGGATATAGATGAACAAAAGAATAAGACAAAGAAGATGTATAGTGATGAACGTTATGACATGTTTCAGATGAAGATGctaagaaaaaacaaatcaaataaatatgtatttgtcctttttgaatataatgcaaagaatttattttttacagtaTTGAAGAACATTCCAATTTTTAAGAACATGTATATGACAAGGATAGTTACATTTGCGGCGAAGGGGAATACGCACAGGGGCGTGCACAACGATGGCGATGGAATACATAACGATAACCCGGATTCtcgtaataaatatacagaCGAACAGAAATTAGAACAACTCTTCTCCGTGCttaaggaaaaaacaatatCGAATACATAccacaaatatttttataactctCTTCATTTGTTTTCTGATATCGTTGACAAGTGGAATAGCAAATGTGTTGAATTGTATGTGGATGACGCTGCTGAGTACAGTGCTGACTCGTTCGTGGTTCAGGAGTCCGTCCtgcattttgaaaaaaaagattattattttaaaaacaacTATGTGATGGATCATGAGTTGatgttttttctcttttactTGAAATATGAATTTGCAGTGCCAAGTTGCATGGAGTATACTACGTTATACTGTGAGGAGtttcttaataaaattttatgtaatgACAGCGATAGTAGAAGTAATGACAATAGTGGTTGTGATTGCAATGCTGGAAATAGTAAGAACTGCAGACCGCTTGACTACACAATCCTAATAACGgatgtttatacatataaggaCCAGCACCTAAGTGAGTACGAGAAGGATGCACAACATAAAGACGAACAACCTTTGTGTGCACCTAGGATTTTTTCCGCCGGAAAAGATAATGTAAACATTAATATAGTTCTTCGAATGAAGAGGGGAAAGGCAAAAAAACAGGACCAGTGGATGGGGGAGAGCAACTGTTTGGGAAAAGGAAGAAAGATGAGCACCTGTACTAGTACCAATTACAAAGATCTGCAGAATTATGATAACATTCAAGATCTATgctatttaaatttttcttattctgAAAAAGGATTTCAGTGGCATGTTGACAAGTCGTTccattttataaatgatatagaacataaacaaataaaagttTTCTGCAGTATCGATAAATTAATGCTCTTCTTTTTTagtataagaaataaaaagtacaACTCGATTTTTTGGAATTCCACTCATCTTTTGCAGTACCTACTGCACTACTGTGGGGAGTGA
- a CDS encoding 60S ribosomal protein L15 — translation MGAYKYIQEIWKKKQSDAMHFLLRIRTWEYRQLPVVHRVSRPSRPDKARRLGYKAIQGFVIYRVRVRRGDRKKRVRKGVVHGKPKHQGVHKQKSKRNLRSVAEGKVGKSICGNLRVLNSYWVGQDAVYKYFEVILVDPMHNAIRNNAKINWICNPVHKHRELRGLTSAGKKYRGLRVKGHLSSKSRPSVRANWKRRQLIKLRKCR, via the exons ATGGGAGCATATAAGTACATTCAggaaatatggaaaaaaaagcaGTCCGATGCAATGCATTTTTTATTGCGTATTAGGACCTGGGAGTACag GCAACTACCAGTTGTGCACCGGGTGTCGAGACCGAGCAGACCCGACAAGGCAAGGAGATTAGGATATAAAGCAATTCAAGGATTCGTAATATATCGTGTAAGAGTTAGAAGAGGAGATAGAAAGAAGAGAGTAAGGAAAGGTGTAGTCCATGGGAAACCAAAACATCAAGGTGTACATAAACAAAAatcaaaaagaaatttaagaAGCGTTGCAGAGGGAAAAGTTGGGAAGAGTATATGTGGAAATTTACGTGTATTAAATAGTTATTGGGTTGGTCAAGATgctgtatataaatattttgaagtTATACTAGTAGACCCTATGCATAATGCTATAAgaaataatgcaaaaattaattgGATTTGTAATCCTGTGCATAAGCATAGAGAATTAAGAGGTTTAACATCGGCagggaaaaaatatagaggACTACGTGTTAAGGGTCACCTATCATCAAAGAGTAGACCATCTGTTAGAGCTAACTGGAAGAGAAGgcaattaataaaattgagGAAATGCCGATAA
- a CDS encoding hypothetical protein (Plasmodium exported protein (PHIST)), with the protein MSRRWNLKNNNSSTRPMNWLILVISLVLLNDVLSSNGNIYVEAHRPAQSQRKKKAVAKSFGFSKRSIYSRNFRAPEEGYPLPFENTEVQDSDDRNASSTAVPPKKVEEEVNVEEKEEPTDDTEDLEDEVEEEVEEEVEEEEEEGVEKVPYGTSLLKDISIPLYEKERQRKERKEQYERKREEIDKFNEKREVLFGNILFGENVRRENKPPFNLEMKKYFDNLLSYNGREETLKPFNDIIEDYNKIHNILYEVRSCQRYYFYIILNEIWKNFNTLATNLKMISKKKTDAWNDCVKNLSKDVDSLQKMTEADFTNYVINSGFPYDEDTFVKYLNSKADAWIAAFELNKIKWIKILTYKVNVCRYSKKRVDRDLYEENMKTHEYYAALPPVTKYDVLRGIQKESILNRQKIGNQRLEKQLLKRDMQQKKWEEKKDEAHEKWVKNRIEYERIMRERLNEHNRRGVGMLKDLYDSNLGEEEEEEEEEEEEEEEEEEQEKEEEQEKEEEQEKEEEQEKEEEQEDKETEMEDEHVELTKEEEELEEEQEQEGDDTPGEMGDLKKSGQERAFKERLFREWLENRIADLEKKEHEKLNEEIQVKEKIMKRKQLANKIAAINSKERKEREKELIRERNKNTTGYRKHNIPQRKKNKLIVIPYPEDPAEKLETVDKLKKESTKLDKLYRKRLDRERLNRMKEANKKLSYLKPKEIYSKKISYPVTSPVNGDNGKKGSFDIGCILSAVYYGLWNKKMW; encoded by the exons atgtCAAGAAGATggaatttgaaaaataataactcaTCGACGAGGCCTATGAATTGGCTGATTCTTGTAATTAGTCTTGTGTTATTA AACGATGTTCTCTCGTCCAACGGGAATATATACGTAGAAGCACATAGACCCGCACAATcacaaaggaaaaagaaagcaGTAGCAAAGTCATTTGGGTTTTCTAAAAGAAGTATATATTCAAGAAATTTTCGTGCACCAGAAGAAGGTTATCCTTTACCTTTTGAGAATACGGAAGTACAAGATAGTGATGATAGAAATGCCAGTAGTACAGCTGTGCCACCTAAAAAAGTTGAGGAGGAAGTTAATGTAGAAGAGAAGGAAGAACCCACTGATGATACAGAAGATTTAGAAGATGAAGTAGAGGAAGAAGTAGAGGAAGAagtagaagaagaagaagaagaaggaGTTGAAAAAGTACCATATGGTACATCGttattaaaagatataagtattcctttatatgaaaaagaaagacaaaggaaagaaagaaaagaacaaTATGAGAGAAAACGTGAAGAAATTGATAagtttaatgaaaaaagagaagtaTTATTtggtaatatattatttggtGAGAATGTAAGACGAGAGAATAAACCACCATTCAATttagaaatgaaaaaatatttcgatAATTTATTAAGTTATAATGGAAGAGAAGAAACATTGAAACCATTTAATGACATTATTGaagattataataaaatccATAATATTCTATATGAGGTACGATCATGTCaaagatattatttttatattattttgaatgaaatatggaaaaattttaataccttagcaacaaatttaaaaatgatttcaaagaaaaaaacagatGCATGGAATGATTGtgttaaaaatttatctAAAGATGTAGATAGTTTACAAAAAATGACAGAAGCTGATTTTACGAATTATGTTATTAATAGTGGTTTTCCATATGATGAAGATACGTTTGTTAAATATTTGAATAGTAAAGCAGATGCGTGGATAGCAGCAtttgaattaaataaaataaaatggattaAAATTCTTACATACAAAGTGAATGTTTGTagatattcaaaaaaaagagttGATAGAGatttatatgaagaaaatatgaaaacaCATGAATATTATGCTGCCTTACCTCCTGTAACAAAGTATGATGTTTTAAGAGGTATTCAAAAAGAAAGCATATTAAATAGACAAAAAATAGGAAATCAAAGATTAGAAAAACAACTATTAAAAAGAGATATGCAACAGAAGAAatgggaagaaaaaaaagatgaagcCCATGAAAAATGGGTAAAGAATAGAATTGAATATGAAAGAATTATGAGAGAACGCTTAAATGAGCATAACAGAAGGGGAGTAGGAATGTTAAAGGATTTATATGATAGTAATTTAGGtgaggaagaagaagaggaagaggaggaggaggaggaggaggaagaggaagaggAGCAAGAGAAAGAGGAGGAGCAAGAGAAAGAGGAGGAGCAAGAGAAAGAGGAGGAACAAGAGAAAGAGGAGGAACAAGAGGATAAAGAAACCGAAATGGAAGATGAACATGTTGAATTaacaaaagaagaagaagaactGGAAGAGGAACAAGAACAAGAGGGTGATGATACTCCGGGGGAAATGGGTGATTTAAAAAAGTCAGGACAAGAAAGAGCATTTAAAGAAAGGTTGTTCCGAGAATGGTTAGAAAATAGAATCGCAGACCTTGAAAAGAAGGaacatgaaaaattaaatgaggAAATTCaagttaaagaaaaaattatgaaaagaaaacaatTAGCTAATAAAATAGCAGCTATAAATAgtaaagaaagaaaagaacgCGAGAAAGAATTAATAAGAGAGAGAAACAAAAATACAACAGGATATAGAAAGCATAATATACCACAacgaaagaaaaataaattaatagtCATACCATATCCAGAAGATCCAGCAGAAAAATTAGAAACAgtagataaattaaaaaaagaaagtacaAAACTAGATAAGttatatagaaaaagatTAGATCGTGAAAGATTAAACAGAATGAAAgaagcaaataaaaaattatcttattTAAAACCCAAggaaatatattcaaaaaaaataagctaTCCCGTAACTTCACCCGTG AATGGCGATAACGGGAAAAAAGGTTCATTTGACATAGGGTGTATATTAAGTGCAGTGTATTATGGCTTGTGGAATAAGAAAATGTGGTAG
- a CDS encoding nuclear cap-binding protein subunit 2, whose translation MTHLYEEVYKKRKYFDRALCNDYEDWLNKIQFSKTVYIGNLSIYTTEQQIYEHMCKAGDVEDIIMGLHRTEKFPCGFCFVVYKKKEGYTQAVNFLNNSILDGRIIRVDEDLGVIGKRKYGRGKTGVQKRDERNKYYDEDRPKVLDNLVDYNLITKKRKYDNTNVNNTYYERNVKQRTLINNNSLYSNDFRNNKQVNLKPTVTLYPNVQHLMTFGRNKNNRLYNFHTKRDRKKYG comes from the exons ATGACACATTTATACGAGGAGGTTTacaagaaaagaaaatattttgacCGGGCCTTATGCAATGATTATGAAGACTGGTTAAACAAAATTCAATTTTCAAAAACTGTATATATTGGAAATTTGTCCATTTATACAACAGAGCAGCAAATATATGAG CATATGTGCAAGGCAGGTGATGTTGAAGACATAATTATGGGTCTGCACAGAACGGAAAAATTCCCATGTGGCTTTTGTTTTGTggtttataaaaagaaagaaggtTATACTCAAGCTGTTAATTTTCTTAACAATTCAATACTAGATGGTAGGATTATAAGAGTTGATGAAGATTTAGGGGTAataggaaaaagaaaatatggaAGAGGAAAAACGGGGGTACAAAAAAGAgatgaaagaaataaatattatgatgaAGATAGACCAAAAGTGCTTGATAACTTAGTggattataatttaattacaaaaaaaagaaaatatgataatacgaatgttaataatacatattatgaAAGAAATGTTAAACAAAGGACTTTAATCAATAATAATTCTCTTTATTCGAATGattttagaaataataaacaagTCAACTTAAAACCAACTGTTACGCTGTACCCAAATGTACAACATTTAATGACATTTggtagaaataaaaataacagatTGTATAATTTTCACACGAAAAgggatagaaaaaaatatgggtaa
- a CDS encoding GTP:AMP phosphotransferase produces MKIVLFGAPGVGKGTFAEILSKKENLKHINIGNILRKEIKNNSNIGKEVNKIVKSGNLVPDSIIINIVEEEIKQCYTDERCYYKGFILDGFPRNLIQSEKLRNMTGIDIFVNIFLPKYILIQKLLGRRICSTCNSCFNVTDIRVNSYDMPPLLPSKECKICRGKANLIKRNDDTSETIAYRLNAYEASNVPVLNFFKNLNYNIVDFEIKKGVRDFDRFYNVIMKYF; encoded by the coding sequence ATGAAAATTGTGCTGTTCGGCGCGCCTGGGGTAGGTAAAGGCACCTTTGCAgaaattttatcaaaaaaagaaaatttaaaacatataaacattgGGAACATTTTAagaaaggaaataaaaaataattcaaatataGGTAAAGAAGTAAACAAAATAGTCAAAAGTGGAAATCTTGTTCCAGatagtataattataaatattgtagaagaagaaataaaacaatgTTATACAGATGAAAGATGTTATTACAAAGGTTTTATATTAGATGGATTTCCAAGAAATCTAATTCAAAgtgaaaaattaagaaatatgaCAGGTATTGAcatatttgttaatatatttttaccgaaatacattttaattcaAAAACTGCTGGGAAGAAGAATTTGCTCTACATGTAACAGCTGTTTTAATGTTACAGATATTAGAGTTAACAGTTATGATATGCCTCCCCTCTTACCATCAAAGGAGTGTAAAATATGTAGAGGAAAAGCAAAtctaataaaaagaaatgatgATACTAGTGAAACTATTGCTTATAGATTGAATGCATATGAAGCGAGCAACGTACCtgttcttaatttttttaaaaatttaaattacaaTATTGTAGATTTCGAGATAAAAAAAGGGGTAAGAGACTTCGATAGGTTTTACAATgttattatgaaatatttttag
- a CDS encoding hypothetical protein (conserved Plasmodium protein) gives MSMLLYLSRFFLCWLQLFLVRSKRVVVLYDHVHIISPMRKEILHITKKHKLIRKLNFIFPKKEKNRYEMKNLENIPLYVVTNEFDEVILSFNWDYGSDEITKSQKKESDAYHCSDEQGVNYNGGGSSSSNSSNSSSSSSNNFQYDVVCPEKENSDLLFPVVKYNEKSREEINLNKIHNNNCVGIFFFDVKTAEAYRDDIVHLFNKNLKEKKKNKLFFGSKIKPTNLEYFQKIKNSYNLKIDFILIPHYNELQNILKNKKVFYGTPIYYINKIRLYKSPIKKYFYQFFFHKNLKNDVKVKVELYPNVFITCTIEDGNDVTGEGDDKVITENGSTTNDSTIKEKKKKKEREGKEKKNDPFLIIQLETSDKKKYVPIFFSYDQAYNFYKIFLKYYKNHFFEYCLPKPDIILNSFENLQYLLKMANDKKLKQYHNIFFVPMSTSYNDNIYSNQMNVFLFYLKKIFQKINYDLFRSFRKNLNYLIEDYLYE, from the coding sequence ATGAGTATGTTATTGTACTTATCTAGGTTTTTTCTATGCTggttacaattatttttagttAGGAGCAAAAGAGTGGTAGTATTATATGACCATGTGCATATAATAAGTCCCATGAGAAAGGAGATATTACATATAACGAAGAAGCACAAATTGATAAGAAaattgaattttatttttccaaaaaaagaaaagaatagatatgaaatgaaaaatttagaaaatattcCTTTATATGTAGTAACTAATGAGTTTGATGAGGTTATTTTATCGTTTAACTGGGACTATGGCAGTGATGAAATAACGAAAAGCCAAAAGAAGGAGAGTGATGCTTACCACTGCAGTGACGAACAGGGGGTCAACTACAACGGGGGTGGCAGTAGTAGCAGCAATAGCAGCAATAGCAGCAGTAGCAGCAGTAACAACTTTCAGTATGATGTAGTTTGCCCGGAAAAGGAGAACAGTGATCTGCTATTTCCAGTTGTCAAATATAACGAAAAGAGCAGGGAAgagataaatttaaataaaatacacaaCAACAATTGCGTggggatttttttttttgacgtAAAAACCGCGGAAGCGTACAGAGATGACATTGTACATTtattcaataaaaatttaaaagaaaaaaaaaagaataaattattttttgggTCAAAAATTAAACCGACTAATTTAGAATATTTccagaaaataaaaaacagctataatttaaaaatcgACTTTATTCTAATACCACATTATAAtgaattacaaaatattttgaaaaataagaaagtgTTTTATGGTACAcccatatattatattaacaagATAAGGTTGTATAAGTCtcctataaaaaaatatttttatcaatttttttttcacaaaaatttaaaaaatgatgtcAAAGTCAAAGTTGAACTATATCCAAATGTTTTTATCACCTGCACTATTGAAGATGGTAATGATGTTACTGGAGAAGGAGATGATAAAGTAATTACAGAAAATGGTAGTACCACCAATGATAGTactataaaagaaaaaaaaaaaaaaaaagagagagaggggaaagaaaaaaaaaatgatccCTTCTTAATTATACAACTAGAAACaagtgataaaaaaaaatatgtgcctatttttttttcatacgatcaagcatataatttttataaaatttttttaaaatattataaaaaccaTTTCTTCGAATATTGTCTGCCAAAACcagatattattttaaattcttttgaaaatttaCAATACCTATTAAAGATGgcaaatgataaaaaattaaaacaatatcataacattttttttgttccaaTGAGCACCTCCTATAATGacaatatttattctaaTCAAATGaatgttttccttttttacttgaaaaaaatttttcaaaaaattaattatgacTTGTTCAGGTCGTTCAGGAAAAATCTCAACTACTTGATAGAGGATTATTTGTACGAGTGA
- a CDS encoding RNA-binding protein, producing the protein METPKEVLEKAEIEASSKEQPSGGKNEKKPVNLKKNKKRVSVKKSKKKASNSLKNSQKNITKMNQNMSTTNSNMLAVCPPPPPPPPPPPPVTKQNTETWKYRKNANMNHNNSHNMNCNPICSANNNANYNSSYNANYNTSRNTNCNPNVNSNPNLNVSHNPNMNLHPNHHILSQPSYNHSPSLSYPQTPPLVRTHPKHAMNNTNIPSYEPSIHIKPPDANISSVLYSSNMLNSSNIPNSSNIPNSSNIPNSSNIPNSSNIPNSSNMPNSNSISNSSGMLMNANLQSNIYYSNNTKKNYNMNNLTEPDSYMSTPILRPAPQHDSSNTVNINMEKKNSFISNSFMHQHINDYSYIDIQQQNNSSNSKKMSFPTIVKPNYSNMHTPEASSYYILKPPCDLALTKPSQNQLRPNEYNDEKIICSNYQNSIEENNNIPKYFQPRNFVNEPSLNVWGNNMNTPVPNNMYDNVVNVKYQIYDQNIDKSKYKYKEKVLRMNNPSYDKKPHNIIVTNIPKNLSSREILETFRCMGNVLRADIMLTSKGEHSGCACITFPDLESAALAASNKIITKPETQNKKLSVILTETCRYDGGTLNNQKIKVFVE; encoded by the exons ATGGAAACACCAAAAGAAGTTTTAGAAAAAGCAGAAATCGAAGCGTCAAGTAAAGAACAACCAAGTGGAGGGAAGAACGAGAAAAAACCAGtcaacttaaaaaaaaataaaaaaagagtatcTGTTAAAAAgtccaaaaaaaaagcatcTAATTCTTTGAAGAACAGCCAAAagaatattacaaaaatgaatCAAAACATGTCTACTACTAATTCAAATATGTTGGCTGTGTGCCCACCGcctcctcctcctcctcctccACCTCCACCTgtaacaaaacaaaacacaGAAACATGGAAGTACAggaaaaatgcaaatatgAATCACAATAATAGCCATAACATGAACTGTAATCCGATTTGTAGCGCTAACAATAATGCTAACTATAACTCCAGTTATAATGCTAACTATAATACCAGCCGTAACACTAACTGTAATCCTAATGTGAATTCTAACCCCAACCTGAACGTTAGTCATAACCCTAATATGAACCTGCATCCGAACCACCATATATTAAGTCAACCGAGTTATAATCACAGCCCAAGCTTAAGTTATCCACAGACCCCTCCACTTGTTCGTACACACCCGAAACACGCTatgaataatacaaatataccaAGTTATGAAccaagtatacatataaaaccTCCTGATGCTAATATAAGTAGTGTGCTATATAGTAGCAACATGCTAAACAGTAGTAACATACCAAACAGTAGTAACATACCAAACAGTAGTAACATACCAAACAGTAGTAACATACCAAACAGTAGTAACATACCAAACAGTAGTAACATGCCAAACAGTAATAGCATATCAAACAGTAGTGGTATGCTCATGAATGCAAATCTTCaatcaaatatatactatagtaacaatactaaaaaaaattataatatgaataatttaacaGAACCAGACAGTTATATGTCTACTCCAATATTGAGGCCTGCTCCACAGCATGATAGTAGTAACactgttaatataaatatggaaaaaaaaaatagctttATATCAAATAGTTTTATGCATCAACATATTAATGACTATTCATACATAGATATACAACAGcaaaataatagtagtaacagTAAAAAAATGTCTTTCCCGACAATTGTAAAACCGAACTATTCAAACATGCATACTCCAGAAGCTTCcagttattatattttgaaaccTCCATGTGATTTGG CCCTAACGAAACCTTCGCAAAATCAGCTGCGCCCAAATGAATACAacgatgaaaaaataatatgttcaAATTACCAGAATAGCATTGaagagaataataatatacccAAATATTTTCAGCCGAGAAATTTTGTTAACGAACCTA GTTTAAATGTATGGGGAAATAACATGAATACCCCTGTACCCAACAACATGTACGACAATGTAGTTAATGTGAAATATCAGATAT acgATCAAAATATTGACAAATCCAAGTACAAGTACAAAGAGAAAGTTCTTAGGATGAACAATCCGTCCTATGATAAGAAGCCCCATAATATAATCGTTACAAAT ATACCAAAAAACTTAAGTTCGAGGGAAATTTTGGAAACGTTCAGATGTATGGGAAATGTGTTGCGAGCAGATATTATGCTGACAAGcaag GGTGAACATTCAGGTTGCGCGTGCATAACATTTCCCGACTTGGAATCAGCCGCCCTAGCAGCcagtaataaaattataacaaaacCTGAGACACAAAACAAGAAATTGAGCGTCATATTAACGGAAACGT GTCGATATGATGGTGGCACGTTAAATAATCAGAAAATAAAGGTGTTTGTAGAATAA